The Nitrososphaerales archaeon DNA window GTCCCAGCTGAGGCAACAATCCCTATTCCTCCTCTCCTAACCGCGTTGGCGAATCCCAGGCCGACACCGTTGATGATAGAGGTCCCCGCCCCCGGCCCAAGAACGAGCAATCCGTTCGAGCTCGCATACTCCTTGAGCTTCGCCTCCTCCTCCCGGGACACGTGGTCGCTGAAGAGGTGGACGTTGATTCCACTCCTGAGGAGCTCCATGGACGGCTCGAAGGCTTGTTTTCCCGGAACCGAGACTATCGCGAGGTTTGCCCCAGGCAGGTGCTCTACTGCCGAGGCGATGCTGTGGTATGTCTCGAAACCCGAGCTCTGGACGCCCGATGCCGAAGGAGGGGACATGACCAGCTGCTGCACCTTCCCCATCACCTCCTCTCCATTGGAACCCGGCGAAACACTGATGGCTAGAACCAGGTCGCCGTCGCCTGCGCTTTTCCCCTCCGACCCAAGAAGCCCGAGCTGCTGTAGGAGACGCCTGTTCGTGTCCGTACCCATCGCGACGACAGCGTCGACGACTCCAGGCACCTTCTTCGCCTCCTCTGTCAGGCGCATGAGTTGAATCGAATCCCGGAAGAAGTTGCGCTTGACAACGTTGAGGACGGGCATCATTGGTCGCGACCTCCGTGATTGTGATAAACATTGTCCCGAATCCCTTGCCCTAGAAACGAACGTCGCTCTGCAACCACACGCCTACGGCCGAAACCGAAGCAGTTAGCTGGAAACCTTTTAACAACCAAACGAGGTTAGAGATTCGGAGATAACTTGACTCTGTCGAAGGAAGTGGTCGAACAGGCGAACGCTGAAGCTGTCAATAGGATGATGGACTCTGATCCTGTCTGGGTCGACATCGCCCCAGCCAGGGAGAAGATCCGAGGAATGAAGAAGACGATGCTCCACGCCGGCCCACCTGTGGCTTGGAAAGAAGCGAGCGGGCCACTCAGGGGGGCAATAATCGGGGCCGCAATCTACGAGGGATGGGCGGAGGACGAGAAGGCAGCGACAAAGTTGGCAGTTGAGGGTGAGATAGAGCTGGACTGCGACCACCACAGGGACGCTGTGGGACCCATGGCGGGAGTGATCTCGCCCAGCATGCCCGTCTTCGAGCTCGTGGACAGGAAGTACGGGACCAAGACCTATTCGAACATGAACGAGGGGATAGGCAAGGTCCTAAGGTATGGGGCGTTCAGCAAGGACGTCCTCGACAGACTCAGATGGATGTCGGAGATAGTCGCGCCCGTCTTCAAAGCCACCGTGAAGGAACTCGTCAAAGACGGCGGTGGCCTCGCGATCAAGCCGATGATAGCCCAGGCGCTCACAATGGGCGATGACTGCCACAACAGGTACATCGCCACGACTTCGCTCTTCGCGAAGCAGATCGCACAATACATTGTAAGGACCGGCTTCGACTCAAAGACCTTGTCAGAGGTGAGCAAGTTCATTGACGCGAACAACTTCACGATGTTGAACATGGGAATGGCAGCGGCCAAGGCCATGACACTCGCCGGGCATAACGTGAAGTACAGCACAATCGTGACAGTCATGTCGAGGAACGGGACGGACGCCGGGATTTGGGTGAGTTCGCTGGGAAACAGATGGTTCACAGCCAAGGCCCCGATTCCCAAAGGCCTCTGGTTCCCCGGCTTCTCCGACGCCGACGCAAACCCAGACATAGGCGACAGCGCCATAACCGAGACCGCGGGCTTCGGCGGTTTCGCCATGGCCGCAGCGCCTGCGATCGTCTCGTGGGTTGGAGGGAGCGTGCAGGCAGCCCTGGACGTCACGAACAGGATGTACGAGATAACCCAGGCAGAGCACAGGCACTTCCAGATTCCGTTCCTCAACTTCAGAGGAACTCCGGTTGGAATCGACCTCAGGAAAGTGCTGAAGACCGGAATCGCGCCCACGATTAACACCGGGATTGCCCACAAGAAGGCTGGTGTAGGGCAGATAGGCGCTGGAACGATCACGTTCCCCATGCAAGCCTTCAAGGATGCATTCGCTGCTTACGTGGACAAATACGGAGTATGATCCTGAAGGTCACTGACATCGGAGAACTGGTCCTCAAACAGAGGTCGCGGGCGAGGGAGGGCACTGTGAGGCGCGTCTTCCACAGCTCTGCGTACGTCGAGACATCAGAAGGTCTCATCCTGCTGCTTCATGGCGGCCTCAGGTCGCCCATGACGGTGAACCTCGACCCTGGAGAGAACCCGGAAGGCGTCTTGTCGGCAGGCGACGCCTTTCACTTCAGGGGCGCCACAATCAAGGTCGGAGAGCTGTCGCTGGTCTTGGAGGGGGCAAAGGTGTTCCGCAGCAGTCTGAGAAGGAGAGCGCCGTTCAGACCAATAGCAGCCAAGGAACTTGTTAGGGGAGCGGTCATGCTAAGGCTGCTCTACAACGTCTCTTCTCCTGCGTTGGACCTTGTTGGAGACAGGTCCTTCAAGAAGTTCGTCCGCTCTGTTCTCCTGCCGGTTGCGGGCGGTCGGTTGAGCGGGGCATACCTCCCCGACAACTACTTCGCCCTCATAGGCCTCGGGAGCGGGTTCACGCCGGCCGGAGATGACTTCGTAAGCGGATTCACAGCTGCGTTCAACTATGTGGCCAGGCGGACAGGAGCCAAACTGATAGCGCTCCCGATGTCTGAGCTGCTTCGCAGGACGGTGCCAGAGAGCGCGACTATCCTTGGATACGCCCAGAACGGGTACGTGGACGAGGACCTCGAGAAGCTAATCCTCTCGGCCGCAGGCGCCAGGCAAGGGAAGTTCACCGATCAGTTGTTGGAAGTCGCCAGGCGCGGCCACACCTCTGGCATCGACATGTCGTCGGGCGTCGTTCTTTCTGTGGCTGCAGTCAGGGACGGAATCGAGCACGATGGCGCACTTGAGAGCGTCCTGCTAGCCCTAACTGGTTCGCGAACACTTTAATCTGCCTCGGGCGGACGTCAATGTTACTTTGGAAGTGGC harbors:
- a CDS encoding DUF2877 domain-containing protein, which codes for MILKVTDIGELVLKQRSRAREGTVRRVFHSSAYVETSEGLILLLHGGLRSPMTVNLDPGENPEGVLSAGDAFHFRGATIKVGELSLVLEGAKVFRSSLRRRAPFRPIAAKELVRGAVMLRLLYNVSSPALDLVGDRSFKKFVRSVLLPVAGGRLSGAYLPDNYFALIGLGSGFTPAGDDFVSGFTAAFNYVARRTGAKLIALPMSELLRRTVPESATILGYAQNGYVDEDLEKLILSAAGARQGKFTDQLLEVARRGHTSGIDMSSGVVLSVAAVRDGIEHDGALESVLLALTGSRTL
- a CDS encoding DUF1116 domain-containing protein, which codes for MTLSKEVVEQANAEAVNRMMDSDPVWVDIAPAREKIRGMKKTMLHAGPPVAWKEASGPLRGAIIGAAIYEGWAEDEKAATKLAVEGEIELDCDHHRDAVGPMAGVISPSMPVFELVDRKYGTKTYSNMNEGIGKVLRYGAFSKDVLDRLRWMSEIVAPVFKATVKELVKDGGGLAIKPMIAQALTMGDDCHNRYIATTSLFAKQIAQYIVRTGFDSKTLSEVSKFIDANNFTMLNMGMAAAKAMTLAGHNVKYSTIVTVMSRNGTDAGIWVSSLGNRWFTAKAPIPKGLWFPGFSDADANPDIGDSAITETAGFGGFAMAAAPAIVSWVGGSVQAALDVTNRMYEITQAEHRHFQIPFLNFRGTPVGIDLRKVLKTGIAPTINTGIAHKKAGVGQIGAGTITFPMQAFKDAFAAYVDKYGV